GCTGGCTACCGGGAGTGATCGCCTGCCCGGCGCTGCTTTAGCCGAAGCGGCACTGCGCGACCTGGTGACGCAGGTCACCAACCTCATAGCCAGCGGAGCATGCGACGGCCTTGTCGTAACGGGTGGTGAAACAGCCAGACGCATCGTCGACTCACTGCCCGCCGTATCGCTGCGCGTACATCGCGAAATCCTGCCAGGCGTGCCGCTTGTCGAGGTTCGCAGCTCGAAAGGCAGCTTCCCGATGATTACGAAGGCCGGTGGTTTTGGCGGCGACGACGCGCTGCTCATCTGCCTCGACGCATTGACTGGAGCAAGAGTATGAAACAGAAACTGATCGCCGTGACGACGGGCGACGCGGCCGGCATTGGGCCCGAAATCGTCGTCAAGACATTCTCGAACGCCGCGTTTATCGCCGACTATCCGTCATTCGCCGTCGGCGATGCCGGAGTGCTGCGGCGCGCGGCGGCCGCGCTCGGTTTGCCACTCAAAGTCCGCGAGACGGATTCGGTTTCGGGCATCGCGCTGCGCCCGGGGACGCTCGACGTGCTGCGCGTGCCGGGTGCCGAGCCGTTGCCTGCCGACCTGCCGCTGGGTGTAATCAATGCACTGGCCGGCGAAGCGGCATTTGGTGCTATCCGCACGGCGATTGATCTAGCGATGAAGCGCGAGATAGCAGGCATCTGCACCGCACCGATTCACAAGGAGGCGCTTGCTGCTGCCTCCGTTCCTTATCCGGGTCACACGGAGATGCTCGCGGATCTTTCCGGCACGCGAGACTACGCGATGATGCTCGTGAACCCTACGTTACGCACGATTCTTGTGACAGTTCACTGCTCAATGCGCGACGCGATTTCAAAGCTGTCCGTCGAGACCGAATTGCGCATCATCCGACTCGCGCATCGTGCGATGACGGAACTCGGCATCGAGAACCCGCGTGTTGCCGTGGCGGGCCTGAATCCTCATGCCGGCGAGGGTGGTCTGTTTGGTCGGGAGGACCTCGACATCGTCGCGCCGGCCATCCAGCGCGCCCAGGCGGAAGGCATCGATGCAAGCGGCCCGTGGCCAGGCGACACGGTGTTCATGAACGCGCGCCGCGGCCGCTTCGACATCGTGGTGGCGCAGTACCACGACCAGGGGCTCATTCCGGTCAAGCTGGCCGGCGTCGAGGACGGCGTGAACATCACTGTCGGCCTGCCTTTCGTGCGAACGAGCCCGGACCACGGCACGGCGTTCGATATCGCTGGCAAAGGTATTGCCGACCCGGCCAGTTTGCAGGTCGCATTGCAAACAGCCCATCAATTCGCCCGTTCCCGGGTGTGAGCCATTTATATTTTCAAGGAGTCTAACGTGTCCTCCCATTTCATTCTGATGCTGACGGAGAACGATGCTACCGTCCCCGATGCACTGGCAGTCTACGACAGCCTGCGTGACAGCCTTGTTCACTTTGTCGGCTTCAAGGATATCGGTCTGCCGGTCGCGTCGCTCAAGCAACTGGCTCAACGCATCCGGGCCGACGGTCGCAAGGTGATGCTCGAAGTCGTCGCGACGAGCCGTCAAAGCGAACTCGAATCGATCCAGGCTGCGCTCGACATCGGCGTTGACTATCTGCTAGGTGGACGCCACGTCGAAGACGCGCTCACCATGCTCAAAGGTTCGTCGATCCAGTATTTCCCGTTTGCCGGCCGCACGGTCGGACACCCGACGGTACTCGAGGGTACGATGGACGAGATCGTCGAGGATGCTCGCCGCATCGCGGCCATGCCTGGTGTGCACGGTCTCGATCTACTCGCATACCGCTTCGCGGGTGAAGGCGATCCGGCCGAACTGACACGGCGCGTCACCGAAGCCGTGCCGGTCCCCGTCATCGCGGCTGGCAGCATCGACGGCGAAGTGCGCGTCAAGGCTATGATTGACGCGAGGACCTGGGGTTTCACTGTCGGCAGCGCATTGTTTCAGGGTACGTTCGTCAAGCGCCTCCTGCCGGCGCAGATCGACACCATTTTCCAGATCGAAGGAGTGACGGCATGAAGCTCAACAAGGTTAATGTTACGGCAGCATTCTCGGCTTTCAGCGAATACTGGTCGCCCAGGATCGGTGGCGACATCAATGATTCACAGATTAAGTTCGCGAAATTCAGCGGGACGTTCAACTGGCATCATCACGATCACGAGGACGAGCTGTTCTTCGTGGTAAAGGGCACGCTGCGCATGAAGCTGCATGCGGAAAATGGCGGCGATATTCTGATCGAAGAGGGTGAATACCTGATCGTGCCGAAGGGTACCGAGCACTGCCCGGAAGCCGTGACGGACGAAGTGCATTGCCTGTTGCTCGAGCCGAAGACGACGGTCAATACCGGCAATGTCGTCAACGAGCGCACGCGCACGAACCTCGAGCGGATCTGAAGCGGATGGCGCTCGACCTCTGGGCACTCCTGGGGCAGTTGCATGAGTGCAGGTTCGTGGACCTGACCCACGCGTTCGACGCGTCGATTCCGCACTCGCCGTTCTTCGAGCCTGAGACGCGTACGGTCCTGTACGACCACGCGCCGGCGCGTGGTTCGATGGGGCAGGGGTTTCTTGCGCATCGCTACAGCTTTGTCGGCCAGTGGGGCACGCATGTCGATCCGGGCGCGCACTTCGTGGCGGGCCGCCGGTTTCTCGACGAGATACCGGTGAGCGAGATGATCCTGCCACTGGTCGTCATCGACATCCGCGAGCAGGTAATCGCCAATGCGGACTATCGTTTGTCGACCGACGACATACTGCGTTGGGAAGCGCGCAATGGTCCGATACCACGCGGCGCGTTTGTCGCCAAGCATAGCGGCTGGGCGTCTCGCTGGCCGGATCGCGAGAAAATGTCGAATCGCGACCCTGAAGGTGTGGCACATTTCCCCGGCTGGACGCTCGAAGCGCTGCGTTGCATCTTCGAGGAACGTGGTGCGACGGCTTGCGGGCATGAGACGCTGGACACCGACGGCGGTCTCGCGATCAGTCGCGGTGATGGCTCGCTCGAACGCTATGTGCTCGACCAGGATCGTTGGCAGATCGAGTTGCTGGCCAATCTCGATGCGATGCCCGAAGCGGGGGCGCTTATCGTCGCGACTTGGCCAAAGCCGAAGCGTGGTTCCGGATTTCCGGCGCGTGTTTTTGCGATTGTGCCGTAACCGTAATACGTTGCCCTCTATCGGCGCGTTCTTATCGGCCGCGCCGCCCCTTCAGCGATCGCTTCGGACGGGCGGTGCGTACGCTTACCAGTGCTTCCATGTCTCGTGTTTTCTGGTACAGGGCAATTTTCTCGACGATGTAGGCTTCGCTTTGGCGTAGTTCGTCGATCTTGCCTCTGACTTCCTGCAGTCGCTCCTCCAGAATACCTATCGTTTCTTCGAGCGAGAAGGTGTTGGCCTCATAGGCCTGCATCAGCGGACCAATGTCCTTGAGGGCGAATCCGAGACGCTGTGCGTTGCGGACCTTGATGATCACATCCAGTGCATCGGCGCCATATTCCCGATAGGTGCGGCTTCCCGCCTGCCGCGCGGTCGATCGGATCAGACCCACTTCCTCGTAATGACGGATGCCGTCCTTGGACAGGCCGGATAGCTTTGCCAGCTCGCTGATCAGCACGGGATCATCCTCCTTTCTTTCGTGAGCCAAACGACTACTTGACTGTGGGGTTTCCCCACAGTTTATAAATAACGACTACCGTTCATTCAACGAAAAGGCAAACATGGCTATCTGCGCGCATCCCCCTGTTGCTCTGGTCACTGGGGCTTCTTCCGGTATTGGTAAAAGCATTGCCTTGGCGCTTCTGAAAGAAGGTTACATCGTCTACGGTGCGGCACGACGTGCTGATCAGTTGGCTCCGATCCAGGCCGCAGGCGGTCGTGTTCTCTACATGGACATCACGGATAAAGCCGCGGTCGATGCCGGGGTGGCGCAGGTACTAAACGAGCAACCCCGCATCGACGTGTTGATCAATGCCGCAGGATATGGCCAATATGGCGCGCTCGAAGACATACCGATGGACGACGCCCATCGGCAATTCGACGTGAATGTATTCGGTACGGCCCGGTTGATCCAGAAGGTGTTGCCAAAGATGAGGGAGCAGGCGGCCGGCAAGATCGTTAACGTAACGTCGGTCGGCGGAAAGATCTATACGCCGATGGGGGGCTGGTATCACGCCTCGAAATTTGCCCTGGAAGGGTACAGCGATGTGTTGAGGCTGGAAACCAGGCCTTTCGGCATCGACGTCATCGTGATCGAGCCCGGGATCATTGCAACAGGGTGGGGCGATATCGCTATCGCGGAAGCGCAGCGTCTCTCGGGCACGGGCCCATATATCAAGCTCCTTAGACAATACGTCGAAGTCCAGCGCCAATCGGAGGGCTCGTCGCCAGAGGCGATCGCTAAACTGACGCTCAAGGCATTGAAGGCATCGCGTCCGAGAGCGCGCTATCACGCGGGTGCAATGGCTGGCCCGATTTTATTTCTACGATGGCTGCTTTCGGATGCCATGTTCGACCGTTTGGTCATGATGTCTTTTCGGTGATCGATCCATACACTGTCGTACGGCAGTAGATATCCCGGGCGAATTCCGATCATCCAAAAGTGCACCGAAAAGCTTATGCTTTGGATCTTTTCCAATGATTAAGGCTAACGAAAATCGATCCTGACGCAACGCGAAGTTTGGGCGGAGACGCCGAGATTCACACGTTGCCATACAACACCTCTTCGGGATCAAGCTATGTCAACGGAATCATTTGGCTATAAGCAGGAACTGAAACGCACGCTTGGGTTTGTCGACCTCGTTATCTACGGTGTGATCTTCATGATACCGATCGCACCGTTTGCGATCTACGGCTACGTTGCGGATGCAGCAGGCCGGATGGTTGCCTTGGCGTATGTGATTGGGATGGTCGCCATGTTGTTCACTGCGCTGAGCTACAAAGTCCTGTCCGAGGATTTCCCGATTGCGGGGTCAGCTTATGCATACGCGCAACGAGGCATAGGCGAGACAGCGGGTTTCTTCACCGGGTGGATGCTCATCCTGGACTATCTACTGATTCCCGCGCTGACATATGTGGTCGCAGCTTCCGCGCTTTCGTCGCTGTTTCCGCTTTTACCCAAGTGGCTCTGGATTGTTGCTTTCTTACTCATTGGCACCGTCACCAACTATGTTGGCGTGCAGGTGACAGCGGCGGCCAACAGGCTGTTCCTAATTGCCCAGATCCTCGTATTGATCATCTTTTGCGTATGTGGACTGTACTCGCTGTATCACGGCGAGGGTGCAGGGCGCCTCACGCTGAATCCGCTGTTTCAGCCTGCGTCTTTCAAGCCGATCATGATTTTCTCGGCAGTGTCCGTGTGCGCCTTGTCTTTCCTTGGATTTGACGGCATTTCCATGCTCGCTGAAGAGGTCCGAGGCAACAGTACAAAGACCGTTGGAAATGCGACGGTCGTGTCCCTGCTATGTGTGGGCGTGTTGTTTGTACTGCAGACATGGATCGCAGCAGACCTGGCCGCCGGGCTCAAATTCAAGTCTTTGGATACTGCGTTCTATGAAATCGCCGAGGTAGCAGGAGGCAAGCCGTTGTCTTTGCTCACTGCTTGGTCCACGGCGCTGACCTTCGGGGTCTCTTGTTCTATCGCTTCCCAGACAGCTATTGCTCGCCTGCTTTATTCCATGGCGCGTGATCGAAAGTTGCCGCTCGTATTGGCTAGAGTCCATTCGGCGTTCAAGACGCCTCATGTCAGCCTGGTGTCGGTCTCGATTGTTTCACTGGGATTGTCGCTGGGATTTCTCGATCACCTGGATACTCTAACGAACTTCGTGAATTTCGGCGCACTCAGTGGCTTCATGATGTTGCATGTCGCGGTTATTTCACACTATATTTTCCGGAAACGCTCGCGGTCATTCCTCAAACATCTTTTGTCCCCGGCGATAGGTTTTGTGATTCTCGCCTACGTGCTCTACTCGATGGGCATGGCCACATGGGAATTGGGCGTGGCATGGTGCGGTTTCGGTATCGTCTATTACTTCATTCTGAAGAAAATCTTTCATCGAAATATGGTACTCGACGTCTGACAAATCTTTATGCGGAATTGGAAAAAAACGCACTCATCACGGAGCACTTGGTGGAGGTGTGGGTTTGCGATCCACCGTCAATCAAGCGTTGCTACGTGCAAGCGATTTATGCCTGAGGACATTCCGCTGCGTTCACCGTCGAGGCCGCATATTCGTCAAGCAAATGAGCATCGCGCGCGGTTACGGTCGGTAAGTACTGGCGCAAGAACTCAATCCACGTTCGTATTCTCGCATCGATGTACTTTCGTGAAGGATGAAGCGCGTAGATGTTCATCTTCTGCAGTACATATTGCGATAGAACGCGAACGAGGCTTCCGTCCAATAGGCCATCAAGCGCCAGGTACACTGGTACCGTGCCTATACCCATGCTTGAGCGCACCGCTAGTGCAACTGCTTCACCTGTGTTCAATTCTACTGAACCTGAAATTTTGACTGCTTCGCTTCCCTTGTCGCTTTCAAGCAACCACTCGTACGCGGGAAACGCGGGCGTGTGGAGAATAAGACACTCATGCTGAGCGAGTTCATTCAGATTACCTGGCATACCTCGTTCCAGCACGTATGTAGGCGACGCGCAGAGAACGCTGAATGAGGAACCCAACAAGTGCGAGACAAGGTCGGAGTCGGGGAGGACGGACGAGGTTGATACGATGGCAATATCAATGCCCTCTTCATAGAGTTCTGGAACGCGTTGAGATAGGGTGAGGTCAGCAACGACTTCGGGGTAAGACGTCCGATACGCCTTAATTGCAGGCAGAATATAGCGCAGCCCAAATCCTGCGAAGCTGTGAATGTGCAATTTTCCTGTAGGCCGCTGCTGAGCGTCGCTGGCTTCCTCCTCAGCTCTCTCGATGTCCGCAAGAATTTGTTTGCATCGCTCAAGGTAGATTTCACCCGCCGGTGTAAGCGCAAGTTTTCGAGTAGAACGATTCAGCAACCTAGTGCGCAACCGTCCCTCAAGTTCTGTTATCGCCCTTGACATGGCTCCTGGACTTGTGTTGAAGGTCTCTGCCGCGCGTGTAAACGCCCCGCATTCCACGATGCGTACAAAGACGCGCATCTGACTGACTGTATCCATCTTATTCCCGCTCTTTGGTCAACGCCACGTTGCTGGCATGCTCATATAACCATGTAACTGCTGGTTTTCCGTTCCCTGCCGAGCCACGGGAGGAGGAGACCGATCCGAGTCGAACGTAACCTCCATTTTGATTTCGAGAAGGCGCAGATCTTGCGGCTAAGGTATTGTTTACATCAAGGTAATTCGCCTTGCGGCCCGCATACTTTTGAGCAAGACCATTGTCGAACTAGATACCGGTCGCGAGAGCGGGCTCATTCAAACGTGTTCGGCTATGCCGCCCGATTCTTTAGTGCAGCCGCCGGAATGCGACGCCCGGATACAAGTGTCCGGTTAAGGGTTGAATTGGCTCGATAAGCTCAACCTGGCATCACAGAGCGGAGTAATTGGTAACCGGAAGAACTCGGTATTTACAGGTGAGGAAATTGTACGAGCGCACGCTTTTTGAGAACAGTAACTTTCTGACAAGGGATTCTTTCGAAAGTTGGTAATAGTTCGATCGTTGCGTTCGCTGGAGATACGTAGCGGAAACCGTTCCTTGATGTTTGATCCAATTTCAGTACGGATTGCGTCATGCTCTTTTGATCGAAACATAGACGATGAAAAGTGCCGCTTATAGCGCGACCGATTTCGCGTGACCAGTGCTCGGCCATCTACCAGGAAGGCGTGCTAAGCGGCACGGATCTCCCGCCGATCTTGTTAAACTATCTAGCAACAGTCCGGAATCTGCATAGCCGGCCGCTCGGGTGCCGGTGGAAAGATGCACCAGTTTCCATCGGAGTGACGATAAAAGAACATTGCCTTCGATCCTGTTCCATTCTCAGCGACAACGCAAACGTAACGCCCAATCCTGGATCGTCCGTAGTGGCTGACTCTGAACCCTCGCTCAGGATTGGGCGACAACCAGTTCTCGACCATTGCTTTCAACGACCGTCCTATTCTTTCCATTGAACTTCTCCATCTAACTTAACGTCATGGCGCTGATTTGAAACGGTTTCTCACCAGCTCGTTTAGTGGAGGTTTCTGCGCCCTTGGCGGGACCGTTAGGAGCAGTTGGGTACCTTCGGAGGGTGGGGTGTGGCACCTGTCACAGAGCAGCTCAGCGGTCGAGTGACACTTCGCGGCTATCTATCTCGCGTAAAGCGCTCGAATGCTGGCCATCTCGTGATTTGGCTCCTTCTGGTACCCATCGTCGCGGCGGTGCTGAACGGGGCTACCTTGATACCTCCTCCAGCGAGATTCCCCTTGTTTCCTGTCCAAGCACGGCAATGGTGATGGCCGAGATCAGAAAACACACTGCACCCATTGCGAATATGCCCCCTTGCCCGGTTACCGGAAGTGCGACGCCGATTGCATACGGGCCGATAATCGATCCCAACCGCCCGATCGACGACGCCATACCTGCGCCGGTCGCTCGCGCACGAGTCGGATAGAGTTCCGGCGTATAGGCGTAGATCACGCACCACATGCCAAAGAAGAAAAACTGCATGGCGAGGCCAGCTGCAACGACTGCACCGATCGGCATTTTCAGGGCCGCGCATTGACCATAGATATAGGCCGTTAGCGCGCTGCCGAGGAGCATCGAGATCGCTGCCTTCTTGCGCCCCCACGCCTCAAGCAGCCATGCGGCGAAGAAGAAGCCCGGGATACCGGCGGTTGAAATGATGATGGTGTAAAAAACGGATTTCGTCGCCTGGTAGCCCGCCGCCTGCAGCAGCGCACCGAGCCATGATGTCAGGCCATAGTATCCGAGTAGCGTGAAGAACCACACCACCCAGAGCATCAGCGTGCGCTTGGCGTAAGGCGCACGCCACAGTTCCGCGAGAATTTCGAGCGTGCTGTGTCTGCCGACCCCGAGCGCCTCCGGAATTTTTGCGATCGGTGGCAGCGTCATCATTCCCGAACGGCGGCGGACCTTCTCCTCAATCGCGGAGACAGTGCGCTCAGCATCCGCGTTGCGCCCCACGGTTTCAAGCCATCGGGGAGACTCCGGGACGGCGCGGCGGATCACCAGCAGAAGGAGGGAAGGCGCGGCGAGTGCGATGAACACGCCACGCCAGCCGGTCACAGGCATCAGGAAATAAATCAGTATGCCTGCTGCCACAAAGCCCACCGGAAGAAACCCTTCGAGAATGGCGCTGTACTTGCCTCGAACTCGGGTCGGAAGAAACTCTGAGACCAGGGTGAGCGCGATGGGCAATTCCATGCCCATACCCACACCAAGCAGCACTCGAGCGCCGACGAGTTGGGATGCGTTTGCACACAGCCCGCAGAGCAGACTTCCCACGCCCCAGATAACCATGCTGAACTGGAAAACGGGTTTACGGCCGAAACGGTCCGACAGGATACCTGCCAGCGCCGCGCCGATAAACATACCGAAAAGGCTGGAACTGGCGACAAAGCCTGCGGCTGCGGTGCTTAATCCAAATTCGGTCTTGATCGAACCTAAGACAAACGTCATCGCGGCGAGG
This genomic interval from Paraburkholderia sabiae contains the following:
- the pdxA gene encoding 4-hydroxythreonine-4-phosphate dehydrogenase PdxA; this encodes MKQKLIAVTTGDAAGIGPEIVVKTFSNAAFIADYPSFAVGDAGVLRRAAAALGLPLKVRETDSVSGIALRPGTLDVLRVPGAEPLPADLPLGVINALAGEAAFGAIRTAIDLAMKREIAGICTAPIHKEALAAASVPYPGHTEMLADLSGTRDYAMMLVNPTLRTILVTVHCSMRDAISKLSVETELRIIRLAHRAMTELGIENPRVAVAGLNPHAGEGGLFGREDLDIVAPAIQRAQAEGIDASGPWPGDTVFMNARRGRFDIVVAQYHDQGLIPVKLAGVEDGVNITVGLPFVRTSPDHGTAFDIAGKGIADPASLQVALQTAHQFARSRV
- a CDS encoding 4-hydroxythreonine-4-phosphate dehydrogenase, giving the protein MSSHFILMLTENDATVPDALAVYDSLRDSLVHFVGFKDIGLPVASLKQLAQRIRADGRKVMLEVVATSRQSELESIQAALDIGVDYLLGGRHVEDALTMLKGSSIQYFPFAGRTVGHPTVLEGTMDEIVEDARRIAAMPGVHGLDLLAYRFAGEGDPAELTRRVTEAVPVPVIAAGSIDGEVRVKAMIDARTWGFTVGSALFQGTFVKRLLPAQIDTIFQIEGVTA
- a CDS encoding cupin domain-containing protein, whose product is MKLNKVNVTAAFSAFSEYWSPRIGGDINDSQIKFAKFSGTFNWHHHDHEDELFFVVKGTLRMKLHAENGGDILIEEGEYLIVPKGTEHCPEAVTDEVHCLLLEPKTTVNTGNVVNERTRTNLERI
- a CDS encoding cyclase family protein, with amino-acid sequence MDLTHAFDASIPHSPFFEPETRTVLYDHAPARGSMGQGFLAHRYSFVGQWGTHVDPGAHFVAGRRFLDEIPVSEMILPLVVIDIREQVIANADYRLSTDDILRWEARNGPIPRGAFVAKHSGWASRWPDREKMSNRDPEGVAHFPGWTLEALRCIFEERGATACGHETLDTDGGLAISRGDGSLERYVLDQDRWQIELLANLDAMPEAGALIVATWPKPKRGSGFPARVFAIVP
- a CDS encoding MerR family transcriptional regulator gives rise to the protein MLISELAKLSGLSKDGIRHYEEVGLIRSTARQAGSRTYREYGADALDVIIKVRNAQRLGFALKDIGPLMQAYEANTFSLEETIGILEERLQEVRGKIDELRQSEAYIVEKIALYQKTRDMEALVSVRTARPKRSLKGRRGR
- a CDS encoding oxidoreductase, encoding MAICAHPPVALVTGASSGIGKSIALALLKEGYIVYGAARRADQLAPIQAAGGRVLYMDITDKAAVDAGVAQVLNEQPRIDVLINAAGYGQYGALEDIPMDDAHRQFDVNVFGTARLIQKVLPKMREQAAGKIVNVTSVGGKIYTPMGGWYHASKFALEGYSDVLRLETRPFGIDVIVIEPGIIATGWGDIAIAEAQRLSGTGPYIKLLRQYVEVQRQSEGSSPEAIAKLTLKALKASRPRARYHAGAMAGPILFLRWLLSDAMFDRLVMMSFR
- a CDS encoding APC family permease translates to MSTESFGYKQELKRTLGFVDLVIYGVIFMIPIAPFAIYGYVADAAGRMVALAYVIGMVAMLFTALSYKVLSEDFPIAGSAYAYAQRGIGETAGFFTGWMLILDYLLIPALTYVVAASALSSLFPLLPKWLWIVAFLLIGTVTNYVGVQVTAAANRLFLIAQILVLIIFCVCGLYSLYHGEGAGRLTLNPLFQPASFKPIMIFSAVSVCALSFLGFDGISMLAEEVRGNSTKTVGNATVVSLLCVGVLFVLQTWIAADLAAGLKFKSLDTAFYEIAEVAGGKPLSLLTAWSTALTFGVSCSIASQTAIARLLYSMARDRKLPLVLARVHSAFKTPHVSLVSVSIVSLGLSLGFLDHLDTLTNFVNFGALSGFMMLHVAVISHYIFRKRSRSFLKHLLSPAIGFVILAYVLYSMGMATWELGVAWCGFGIVYYFILKKIFHRNMVLDV
- a CDS encoding LysR family transcriptional regulator, coding for MDTVSQMRVFVRIVECGAFTRAAETFNTSPGAMSRAITELEGRLRTRLLNRSTRKLALTPAGEIYLERCKQILADIERAEEEASDAQQRPTGKLHIHSFAGFGLRYILPAIKAYRTSYPEVVADLTLSQRVPELYEEGIDIAIVSTSSVLPDSDLVSHLLGSSFSVLCASPTYVLERGMPGNLNELAQHECLILHTPAFPAYEWLLESDKGSEAVKISGSVELNTGEAVALAVRSSMGIGTVPVYLALDGLLDGSLVRVLSQYVLQKMNIYALHPSRKYIDARIRTWIEFLRQYLPTVTARDAHLLDEYAASTVNAAECPQA
- a CDS encoding MFS transporter, giving the protein MKAENLAGAVNAAGRLERLPLTRYQRGIFLIIATAWLFDSMDLAAMTFVLGSIKTEFGLSTAAAGFVASSSLFGMFIGAALAGILSDRFGRKPVFQFSMVIWGVGSLLCGLCANASQLVGARVLLGVGMGMELPIALTLVSEFLPTRVRGKYSAILEGFLPVGFVAAGILIYFLMPVTGWRGVFIALAAPSLLLLVIRRAVPESPRWLETVGRNADAERTVSAIEEKVRRRSGMMTLPPIAKIPEALGVGRHSTLEILAELWRAPYAKRTLMLWVVWFFTLLGYYGLTSWLGALLQAAGYQATKSVFYTIIISTAGIPGFFFAAWLLEAWGRKKAAISMLLGSALTAYIYGQCAALKMPIGAVVAAGLAMQFFFFGMWCVIYAYTPELYPTRARATGAGMASSIGRLGSIIGPYAIGVALPVTGQGGIFAMGAVCFLISAITIAVLGQETRGISLEEVSR